One window of the Nitrospiraceae bacterium genome contains the following:
- a CDS encoding TonB C-terminal domain-containing protein has product MRKPELRTTAIISLALHITFFLVAVIIIKQTNHFIRPASYIVNLVGPEVESASAPAAIPKTSSDSASINGSKNVDSKEDEKQYASDRIAALKGKKKAAETVKLRNIISLKASGNSETVTSSNTQDTTGSGISMGSYEKKIGEEIRQNWAFPSKSDMTLEAIITVTIKKDGAVKINRIEKSSGDVLFDKSVLRAITKASPVTPPPYDMEEIGLRFTP; this is encoded by the coding sequence ATGAGGAAGCCCGAACTTCGCACAACAGCGATTATATCGCTCGCACTTCATATAACTTTTTTCCTCGTAGCAGTAATAATAATCAAGCAGACAAATCACTTTATCAGGCCCGCCTCATACATCGTAAATCTTGTTGGTCCCGAAGTTGAAAGCGCATCTGCACCTGCAGCAATACCAAAAACATCTTCTGACTCAGCGTCAATCAACGGCTCAAAAAATGTGGATTCTAAAGAAGATGAAAAACAATATGCCTCTGACAGAATTGCTGCTTTAAAAGGAAAAAAGAAAGCTGCCGAAACTGTAAAACTGAGAAATATAATTTCACTCAAGGCTTCAGGTAATTCCGAGACTGTGACTTCTTCAAATACACAAGACACAACAGGTAGCGGGATCTCCATGGGAAGCTATGAGAAAAAAATAGGAGAAGAAATAAGGCAGAATTGGGCATTCCCGTCAAAAAGCGACATGACACTCGAGGCGATAATCACAGTAACAATAAAAAAAGACGGAGCAGTAAAAATCAACCGAATTGAGAAAAGTTCAGGAGATGTTCTTTTTGATAAATCCGTTTTAAGGGCAATAACAAAGGCAAGCCCCGTAACACCGCCTCCATATGACATGGAAGAAATTGGATTGAGGTTTACACCATGA
- the tolR gene encoding protein TolR, producing the protein MKTERNKSVLSEINVTPFVDVMLVLLIIFMVTAPLLQQGIDVNLPKAKGKDLPPEERITVVVKKDGSIYMNDISVSLSSMKEKLLALSSSRPNVFLKADKDVSYGFVVAVMGDIKAAGIEKLGMITEPKIDLSEK; encoded by the coding sequence ATGAAGACTGAACGAAACAAAAGCGTATTATCAGAAATAAATGTAACGCCATTCGTTGATGTAATGCTGGTGCTGTTAATAATATTCATGGTTACAGCTCCACTGCTACAGCAGGGAATCGATGTCAATCTTCCAAAGGCTAAAGGCAAAGATCTTCCTCCTGAAGAAAGAATAACTGTTGTAGTGAAAAAAGACGGCAGCATTTACATGAATGACATCTCTGTATCACTTTCTTCAATGAAAGAAAAACTCCTGGCATTAAGCTCTTCCAGACCTAATGTTTTTTTAAAGGCTGACAAGGATGTGTCATACGGTTTTGTTGTTGCGGTAATGGGTGATATAAAAGCAGCCGGAATAGAAAAACTCGGGATGATTACTGAACCAAAGATTGACTTAAGTGAAAAATGA
- a CDS encoding MotA/TolQ/ExbB proton channel family protein, which yields MQHSVIQLILQASLVVKFVILILVFFSVVSWAIIFYKQRYMSRADKETDIFLEAYRAGRDVKALSGITRTLNLSPLANVFKYTASEQTQDKTEIKRILRRYEALESAKLEKYLNFLATTGSTTPFIGLFGTVWGIMNAFRGIGAAGSASLAVVAPGIAEALITTAAGLAAAIPAVIAYNYYLSRAREMIIEMEDFSEELLDFFAKE from the coding sequence ATGCAACATTCTGTCATTCAATTAATATTACAGGCAAGTCTTGTCGTTAAATTCGTCATTCTCATCCTTGTTTTCTTCTCGGTTGTTTCATGGGCAATAATATTTTATAAACAACGCTATATGTCACGGGCAGACAAGGAAACAGACATTTTCCTCGAGGCATACAGGGCAGGACGTGATGTAAAAGCACTGTCAGGCATCACAAGGACACTTAATCTAAGCCCTCTGGCTAATGTATTTAAATACACAGCAAGCGAGCAAACTCAGGATAAAACTGAAATAAAAAGAATATTAAGGCGGTATGAAGCGCTAGAATCCGCAAAACTCGAGAAATACCTGAACTTCCTTGCGACAACAGGCTCAACAACTCCATTCATCGGTTTATTCGGAACTGTATGGGGAATAATGAACGCATTCAGGGGAATCGGGGCTGCAGGTTCAGCATCGCTTGCAGTTGTAGCGCCCGGAATCGCAGAGGCGCTTATTACAACAGCGGCAGGACTTGCTGCGGCAATTCCAGCTGTTATTGCATACAACTACTATCTTAGCAGGGCAAGAGAGATGATTATAGAGATGGAGGATTTTTCAGAAGAACTCCTCGATTTCTTTGCTAAAGAGTAA
- a CDS encoding TlyA family RNA methyltransferase, with the protein MKERLDKILTDKGFVKSRERAKALIMEGAVSVNGLTITKAGTLISDDSDISLKKDDIPFVSRGGLKLKSAIDFFKIDLKDKIAMDVGSSTGGFTDCMLKMGAKKIYCIDVGYGQIAWSLRNDPRIILLERTNMRHIGREKISDDIDFATADVSFISLTKIIPKTAEFVKNNGEILCLIKPQFEVGKKDVGKGGIVRNEEKRLQCVELTRKSLEGSGLTTVGVFESPVKGQKGNVEYFIYMKKEQS; encoded by the coding sequence ATGAAAGAAAGGTTAGATAAGATACTTACAGATAAAGGATTTGTAAAAAGCAGGGAAAGGGCGAAAGCCCTGATAATGGAAGGTGCTGTTTCTGTTAATGGACTGACCATTACAAAAGCAGGCACATTGATATCAGATGATTCAGATATCAGCCTAAAAAAAGACGACATCCCTTTTGTCAGCAGAGGCGGACTCAAACTTAAATCTGCAATAGATTTTTTCAAAATTGACCTGAAAGATAAGATTGCGATGGATGTGGGCTCATCAACAGGCGGGTTTACTGACTGCATGCTCAAGATGGGAGCAAAAAAAATTTACTGCATTGATGTTGGCTACGGCCAGATAGCATGGTCTTTGAGAAATGACCCGCGGATAATACTCCTTGAAAGAACAAATATGAGACATATTGGAAGAGAAAAAATTTCTGATGATATCGATTTTGCAACCGCTGATGTGTCTTTCATATCACTTACAAAGATTATTCCTAAAACAGCCGAATTCGTAAAAAATAACGGTGAGATTCTATGTCTTATCAAACCTCAGTTTGAAGTTGGGAAAAAAGATGTCGGAAAAGGCGGCATTGTAAGAAATGAGGAAAAACGATTACAATGCGTTGAGTTAACAAGAAAAAGCCTTGAGGGTTCAGGATTGACAACAGTCGGAGTTTTCGAATCTCCTGTAAAAGGACAAAAAGGCAATGTAGAATATTTTATATATATGAAAAAGGAGCAATCGTAA
- the dxs gene encoding 1-deoxy-D-xylulose-5-phosphate synthase produces the protein MLIENINSPQDLKSLKIEDLNRLSEELRSLIIKQVAMNGGHLSSNLGVIELTIALHFAFDSPTDKIIWDVGHQSYSHKLLTGRYEKFSTLRKYKGIGGFPRRDESIHDAFGSGHSSTSISAALGIIAGRDKNSEKFKVIAVIGDGALTAGLAYEGLNQAGHLKKDLIVILNDNEMSISPNVGAMSNYLSKVLTSSAYQKFRKETKALLEGIPKIGGSVAKIAERAEGSLKGFFLPGGLFEDLGFNYVGPIDGHNIHLLIETFKGIKEIKEPSLVHIVTKKGKGYKFSEEDPCIYHGIGPFEVETGDPLSDQRTTSYSKVFGDALIELAEDDKRIIAIAAAMKEGTGLEPFAEKYPERFYDVGIAEPHAVTFAAGLATQGLRPVVAIYSTFLQRAYDEIIHDVCVQNLPVIFAIDRAGIVGEDGPTHQGVFDISYLRHIPNLIVMAPKDDIELKKMLKLALNCNCPSAIRYPRGKIPSPESRIHLSGRFSTGEAEILIEGDDIALIAIGNTVYPALGAAIRLKKEGIMAAVINARFIKPIDKKLISSISAKTKRLLTIEDNVVAGGFGSAVLECLNELDIRDVRIKLLGIPDEFVEQGSQIILRKKYSIDEEGIYNTAVSMLKDLELKIEQ, from the coding sequence TTGTTAATAGAAAACATAAACTCGCCGCAGGATTTAAAATCTCTCAAGATCGAAGACCTGAATCGTTTGTCAGAAGAACTCAGAAGTCTGATTATAAAACAGGTTGCAATGAATGGCGGACATTTATCGTCAAATCTGGGAGTAATAGAACTCACAATCGCGCTTCATTTTGCGTTTGACTCGCCAACAGATAAAATCATATGGGACGTTGGACACCAGTCATACAGCCATAAACTCCTGACAGGCAGATACGAAAAATTCTCAACCCTGAGAAAATATAAAGGCATCGGAGGATTTCCAAGAAGAGATGAAAGCATTCACGATGCATTCGGCTCCGGCCACAGTTCAACCTCGATATCTGCAGCGCTCGGAATAATAGCAGGACGAGATAAGAACAGTGAAAAGTTCAAGGTCATTGCTGTAATTGGCGACGGAGCTCTTACTGCAGGGCTTGCCTATGAAGGACTTAATCAGGCAGGGCATCTTAAAAAAGACTTGATAGTAATACTGAATGACAATGAGATGTCCATATCACCCAATGTTGGAGCCATGTCTAATTATCTGAGCAAAGTTCTGACCAGCAGTGCATATCAAAAATTCAGGAAAGAGACAAAGGCTCTGCTTGAAGGCATACCAAAGATCGGAGGCTCAGTAGCAAAAATTGCAGAGCGCGCAGAAGGAAGCCTAAAGGGATTCTTTCTTCCAGGCGGACTTTTTGAAGATCTTGGGTTTAATTATGTCGGCCCAATTGACGGACATAATATACATCTTCTTATCGAGACATTTAAAGGGATAAAAGAAATTAAAGAACCTTCTCTGGTGCATATCGTCACAAAAAAAGGAAAAGGATATAAATTTTCAGAAGAAGATCCGTGCATTTATCACGGCATTGGTCCATTCGAGGTCGAGACCGGAGACCCGCTCAGCGACCAGAGGACAACCTCATACAGCAAGGTTTTCGGGGATGCGCTTATAGAACTTGCAGAGGATGATAAAAGAATTATCGCTATAGCAGCAGCGATGAAAGAAGGGACAGGGCTTGAGCCTTTTGCAGAAAAATATCCTGAAAGATTTTACGATGTGGGGATTGCAGAACCCCATGCTGTAACATTTGCAGCCGGACTTGCAACACAGGGCTTAAGGCCTGTTGTTGCGATTTATTCTACTTTTTTACAGAGAGCATACGATGAAATTATTCATGATGTCTGTGTTCAGAATCTGCCGGTTATCTTTGCTATTGACCGTGCAGGCATAGTCGGCGAGGACGGGCCAACACATCAGGGTGTATTTGATATCTCCTATCTAAGGCATATCCCAAATTTGATCGTGATGGCGCCAAAAGATGATATTGAATTAAAAAAAATGCTGAAGCTCGCCTTAAATTGCAATTGTCCTTCTGCAATAAGATATCCCCGAGGAAAAATACCATCCCCTGAATCAAGGATTCATTTATCAGGACGATTTAGTACAGGCGAGGCAGAAATATTAATAGAAGGGGACGACATTGCATTAATTGCAATAGGCAACACTGTTTATCCTGCTCTGGGGGCAGCAATACGTCTTAAAAAAGAAGGCATTATGGCAGCAGTAATAAATGCAAGGTTTATAAAACCGATAGACAAAAAACTCATATCTTCAATCTCGGCAAAAACAAAGCGGCTGCTAACAATAGAGGACAATGTTGTTGCTGGCGGGTTCGGAAGCGCAGTCTTGGAATGCCTGAATGAGCTGGATATTCGTGATGTCAGGATAAAACTGCTCGGCATACCTGATGAATTTGTGGAGCAGGGTTCGCAGATAATCCTTAGAAAAAAATACAGCATTGATGAGGAAGGGATTTATAATACTGCGGTCTCTATGCTTAAAGACTTAGAGCTGAAAATTGAACAATGA
- a CDS encoding polyprenyl synthetase family protein, producing the protein MFDLKSYLNDRRRLVDQFIGSYFDVSYKPETLRDSIVYSLSAGGKRIRPILCIASYEACGGNTEGIIPYASSLEFIHTYSLIHDDLPAMDNDDLRRGKPTNHKVFGEGMAILAGDGLLTEAFYLLSKNKSPKITESALLKVIEEISKASGVLGMVGGQAQDLLSENSEPDEETLLFMHNRKTAALIIASVRTGGILAGCKDDMLKKLSEYAENIGLAFQVVDDILDVEGETEVLGKPKGSDEKKQKMTYPKLYGLERSKQKAKELINNAIDALSAFDKKAEPLRAVAKYLLERKN; encoded by the coding sequence ATGTTCGATTTAAAGTCTTATCTCAATGACAGGCGCAGGCTTGTTGACCAATTCATAGGAAGTTATTTTGATGTCTCCTATAAACCAGAGACTTTAAGAGATTCGATTGTGTATTCCCTTTCTGCAGGAGGCAAAAGAATAAGGCCGATACTCTGCATTGCATCTTATGAGGCATGTGGGGGAAATACAGAGGGAATCATCCCTTATGCATCTTCACTCGAATTTATTCATACCTATTCCTTAATTCATGACGACCTTCCTGCAATGGATAACGATGATCTAAGGCGGGGCAAGCCGACAAACCACAAGGTTTTTGGCGAAGGGATGGCAATACTTGCCGGAGACGGACTTCTTACAGAGGCATTTTATCTTCTGTCAAAAAATAAATCTCCAAAAATAACTGAATCTGCACTGCTAAAAGTCATAGAAGAGATATCAAAGGCATCCGGGGTTCTGGGAATGGTCGGAGGACAGGCACAGGATCTTCTTTCAGAAAATTCTGAACCTGATGAGGAAACGCTATTGTTCATGCATAACCGCAAGACCGCAGCACTAATAATTGCCTCCGTACGCACTGGCGGAATTCTTGCAGGATGCAAAGATGATATGCTGAAAAAACTTTCAGAATACGCTGAAAATATCGGCCTTGCCTTTCAGGTTGTTGATGATATACTTGATGTAGAGGGTGAGACTGAGGTGCTGGGCAAACCAAAAGGTTCTGATGAAAAAAAACAAAAAATGACTTATCCCAAGTTGTACGGATTGGAGAGATCCAAGCAAAAAGCAAAAGAATTAATAAACAACGCAATAGATGCACTTTCAGCATTTGATAAAAAAGCAGAACCTTTAAGGGCTGTTGCCAAGTATCTGCTGGAAAGAAAAAATTAG
- a CDS encoding succinate dehydrogenase/fumarate reductase iron-sulfur subunit: MNLTLYVWRQKHPEDKGRFEKYEAKNISEHMSFLEMLDVVNEGLIKNSKEPIAFDHDCREGICGACSQVINGIPHGPQKKTTVCQLHMRNFKNGDAVYIEPFRAKAFPVIKDLIVDRSTLDRLIQAGGYISVHTGGVPDANTILIPKDDAETAMDASECIGCGACVAACPNGSAMLFTSAKVSHLAMLPQGKAEAKRRVCAMTEEMLKQGFGNCSNHYECEAVCPKGIKVKFIAKLNREFIKSLLP; encoded by the coding sequence ATGAATCTTACACTATATGTATGGCGCCAGAAACATCCTGAAGATAAAGGCAGATTCGAAAAATATGAGGCAAAAAACATAAGCGAACATATGTCTTTTCTTGAAATGCTTGATGTTGTAAATGAAGGCCTGATAAAAAACAGCAAAGAACCCATAGCATTCGACCATGACTGCAGAGAGGGAATATGCGGAGCTTGTTCGCAGGTCATCAACGGAATTCCCCACGGACCTCAGAAAAAAACTACTGTATGCCAACTGCATATGAGAAATTTTAAAAACGGAGATGCCGTTTACATCGAGCCTTTTCGTGCAAAGGCATTCCCTGTTATAAAAGACCTTATTGTTGACAGAAGCACCTTAGACCGTTTGATACAGGCAGGCGGTTATATATCAGTTCATACAGGCGGGGTTCCAGATGCAAATACAATTTTAATTCCAAAAGATGATGCCGAAACTGCAATGGATGCCTCTGAGTGCATTGGATGCGGCGCATGTGTTGCAGCATGTCCTAATGGTTCTGCAATGCTTTTCACATCAGCAAAGGTATCACATCTTGCAATGCTTCCACAGGGAAAAGCAGAGGCAAAACGCAGAGTCTGCGCAATGACAGAAGAAATGCTAAAACAGGGATTTGGAAATTGCAGCAATCACTACGAATGCGAGGCTGTCTGTCCCAAAGGCATAAAGGTAAAATTTATTGCAAAACTGAACAGGGAGTTTATCAAGTCACTTCTTCCTTGA
- a CDS encoding fumarate reductase/succinate dehydrogenase flavoprotein subunit, whose translation MALDGKCPSGPISEKWDKRRNELKLISPANRRKYKIIVIGTGLAGASAAASLGELGYNVEVFCYQDSPRRAHSIAAQGGINAAKNYPNDGDNIWRLFHDTVKGGDFRSREANVYRLAQLSNNIIDQCTAQGVPFARDYAGYLDNRSFGGAQVSRTFYARGQTGQQLLLGAYSALSRQIKANNVTFHPRAEMLDLIVVNGEAKGIIVRDLITGEISSFSGDAVCLCTGGYSNVFYLSTNAMGSNVTATYRAYKKGALFANPCFTQIHPTCIPATGDYQSKLTLMSESLRNDGRIWVPKNKNDKRHPNDIPEHGRDYYLERKYPSFGNLAPRDISSRAAKEVCDEGRGVGPGGYGVYLDFFDSITRLGQNTIEERYGNLFEMYERITGENAYNQPMRIYPAPHYTMGGLWVDYNLESNIKGLFVLGEANFSDHGANRLGASALMQGLADGYFVIPYTIANYLSRTKPGIVNTSHEEFKKVGEEINSTVKKLLSINGRKTVNEFHRELGKIMWENVGMVRNEEGIKKALKLIPELRAEFWENVKITGSGEGLNQELEKAARVADFLEFSELLSIDALNRKESCGGHFRTEYQMPDGEAKRDDNGYCHVAAWEFKGIGKEPELHKELLAFENISLATRSYK comes from the coding sequence ATGGCGCTCGACGGAAAATGTCCATCAGGTCCGATTTCAGAAAAATGGGATAAGAGACGCAATGAATTAAAACTAATAAGCCCTGCAAATAGAAGAAAATATAAAATAATTGTTATCGGAACAGGTTTGGCAGGCGCATCTGCTGCTGCATCACTCGGAGAACTCGGATACAATGTGGAGGTCTTCTGCTATCAAGACAGCCCGAGAAGGGCACACAGCATTGCAGCACAGGGCGGCATAAATGCAGCAAAGAATTATCCAAATGACGGGGACAATATCTGGCGTCTTTTTCATGACACGGTAAAAGGCGGAGATTTCAGATCCCGCGAGGCAAATGTATATCGTCTTGCTCAGTTGAGCAATAACATAATCGACCAGTGTACTGCTCAAGGCGTTCCTTTTGCACGCGATTATGCTGGTTATCTTGATAACCGCTCATTCGGCGGAGCACAGGTATCAAGAACATTTTATGCCAGAGGGCAGACAGGACAACAGCTTCTGCTCGGAGCTTATTCAGCTCTTTCAAGACAGATCAAAGCCAACAATGTAACATTTCATCCGCGCGCAGAAATGCTTGATTTAATTGTAGTTAATGGAGAGGCAAAAGGAATTATTGTGCGCGATCTAATAACAGGGGAAATATCCTCTTTTTCTGGTGATGCGGTCTGCTTATGCACTGGCGGTTATTCGAATGTTTTTTATCTCTCGACAAATGCGATGGGATCAAATGTCACTGCAACTTACAGAGCATACAAAAAAGGCGCCTTGTTTGCAAACCCATGTTTTACACAAATACATCCTACATGCATCCCGGCAACAGGAGATTATCAGTCAAAACTGACTCTCATGTCTGAATCTCTAAGAAATGACGGCAGGATATGGGTTCCTAAAAATAAGAATGACAAGCGACATCCTAACGACATTCCGGAGCATGGTCGCGATTACTATCTTGAACGTAAATACCCGAGCTTCGGAAATCTTGCGCCGAGAGATATTTCATCAAGAGCTGCTAAAGAAGTCTGTGATGAAGGCAGAGGTGTTGGCCCAGGAGGTTACGGTGTATATCTTGATTTTTTTGATTCAATAACCAGACTTGGGCAAAACACAATCGAAGAACGCTACGGTAATCTTTTTGAAATGTATGAAAGAATTACAGGTGAAAATGCATATAATCAGCCGATGAGAATTTATCCTGCTCCGCATTATACAATGGGAGGACTTTGGGTTGATTATAATCTTGAGAGCAATATCAAGGGATTATTTGTTCTAGGCGAGGCAAATTTTTCAGATCATGGGGCAAACAGGCTGGGCGCAAGCGCATTGATGCAGGGGCTTGCAGACGGTTATTTTGTAATACCTTACACAATCGCAAATTATCTCAGCAGGACAAAACCCGGGATTGTAAACACAAGCCATGAGGAATTCAAAAAAGTCGGTGAAGAGATAAATTCAACAGTCAAAAAGCTTCTTTCTATCAATGGAAGAAAAACAGTTAATGAATTTCATAGAGAGCTTGGGAAAATCATGTGGGAAAATGTAGGAATGGTTCGAAATGAAGAAGGCATTAAAAAAGCACTGAAGTTGATTCCTGAATTAAGAGCAGAATTCTGGGAAAATGTAAAGATAACCGGATCAGGCGAAGGACTTAACCAGGAATTGGAAAAAGCGGCACGCGTTGCTGATTTTCTGGAATTCAGTGAACTTCTGTCAATAGATGCTCTTAACCGCAAAGAATCATGCGGCGGACATTTCAGAACAGAGTATCAAATGCCGGACGGCGAGGCAAAAAGAGATGACAACGGTTATTGCCACGTAGCTGCCTGGGAGTTTAAAGGGATTGGCAAAGAACCTGAACTTCATAAAGAACTGCTTGCATTCGAGAATATATCTTTGGCAACAAGGAGCTACAAATAA
- a CDS encoding succinate dehydrogenase cytochrome b subunit encodes MLKFFRNPIVKKLIMAFTGASLLSFVIIHLLGNTTIYFGFINTYAENLHKFPVIVWLFRIVIAVLLSIHIFLGILLKLENYFAKPKKYKIKKKINTTFSSEYMIWTGLIIGAFLVYHLQHFTIQTIDPAASAQMNKDIFGKPDISAMIFTGFKKTGISLLYTAGILALLFHLMHGIQSIIQTIGLNNEKTLPVFQKASVLAAVIIFCGYVSIPVIIFIGILGR; translated from the coding sequence ATGCTCAAATTTTTCAGAAATCCCATAGTTAAAAAGCTCATCATGGCTTTTACAGGAGCATCTCTTTTGTCTTTTGTTATTATTCATCTTTTGGGAAATACCACTATATATTTTGGATTTATTAATACCTACGCAGAAAATCTTCATAAGTTTCCCGTTATTGTGTGGCTTTTTCGTATTGTGATAGCTGTCCTCTTATCCATACACATCTTCTTAGGAATACTTCTTAAACTCGAAAATTATTTTGCAAAACCAAAAAAATACAAAATAAAGAAAAAGATCAATACTACTTTTTCATCAGAATACATGATATGGACAGGATTAATCATCGGTGCATTCCTTGTCTATCATCTTCAGCACTTCACAATACAGACAATCGACCCTGCTGCATCAGCACAGATGAATAAAGATATTTTTGGAAAACCTGATATCAGTGCAATGATCTTTACTGGTTTCAAAAAAACAGGAATTTCCCTGCTTTATACTGCAGGGATACTGGCGCTGCTTTTCCATCTTATGCACGGAATTCAGAGTATCATTCAGACAATAGGCCTTAATAATGAAAAGACACTGCCGGTATTTCAAAAGGCTTCTGTACTGGCAGCAGTAATAATATTCTGCGGTTACGTTTCTATCCCGGTAATCATTTTCATCGGAATATTAGGGAGGTAG
- a CDS encoding NAD-dependent malic enzyme, whose amino-acid sequence MIKTPSPSYSITIRLEIENRIGMFAGIASTISNVGGDLGSVDIVRVEKGKMIRDVTVNARDDEHEKDIVAALKNISGVKVIQVKDRTFSAHEGGKIEIHNKITIRDRNDLSKVYTPGVGRICMDINHNPDHAYRYTIKGNSVAIITDGTAVLGLGDIGPEAAMPVMEGKAMIFKELADIDAFPIALNTKNTDEIISTIKNITVPFGGINLEDISAPRCFEIEKKLRETCNIPVFHDDQHGTAVVVLAALINVSRLFKTDIKNFRVVILGAGAAGIANAIMLSSYGINDIILCDKSGPIYGGRTINMNPYKESISKKTNPRKIKGALKDAMKGANVFIGLSGPNTVTVDDINLMANGPVVFALANPEPEIAPEEALPIARILATGRSDYPNQINNMLGYPGIFRGLLDVRARGVNEEIKFAAAQAIANNIKDDELHEDYIIPNPFDKSVVSAVASAVAEAAKKTGLARK is encoded by the coding sequence TTGATAAAAACACCAAGTCCAAGTTACAGCATCACAATAAGACTAGAGATAGAAAACCGCATTGGAATGTTCGCTGGTATTGCCTCAACCATAAGCAATGTGGGTGGAGACCTCGGCTCAGTTGATATCGTAAGAGTAGAAAAAGGAAAAATGATAAGGGATGTCACTGTTAATGCCCGCGATGATGAACATGAAAAAGATATTGTAGCAGCCTTAAAAAATATAAGCGGTGTAAAGGTCATTCAGGTCAAAGACCGCACCTTTTCTGCACATGAGGGCGGCAAAATCGAGATACACAATAAAATTACTATTCGTGACAGGAACGACCTTTCTAAAGTTTATACTCCCGGAGTTGGACGCATATGCATGGATATTAACCACAATCCGGATCATGCATATCGTTACACAATAAAAGGCAACAGTGTTGCAATAATAACAGACGGCACCGCAGTGCTCGGGCTGGGCGATATTGGACCTGAAGCGGCAATGCCTGTGATGGAAGGCAAGGCAATGATATTCAAAGAGCTCGCTGATATCGATGCCTTCCCTATTGCACTGAATACAAAAAATACAGATGAGATAATATCAACTATTAAAAATATTACAGTTCCGTTTGGCGGAATAAATCTTGAGGATATATCTGCACCCCGCTGTTTCGAGATCGAAAAAAAGCTGAGAGAGACATGCAATATACCAGTATTTCATGATGACCAACATGGCACTGCAGTTGTTGTGCTTGCAGCATTAATTAATGTTTCAAGACTTTTTAAAACAGATATCAAAAATTTCAGAGTGGTAATACTGGGTGCTGGAGCTGCTGGAATAGCAAATGCCATTATGCTGTCGTCATATGGAATAAATGACATAATACTTTGTGATAAATCAGGGCCTATTTATGGCGGAAGAACAATCAACATGAACCCATACAAAGAGTCTATATCAAAAAAAACAAATCCGAGAAAAATCAAAGGTGCGCTCAAAGATGCAATGAAAGGAGCGAATGTTTTTATCGGTCTCTCAGGTCCAAACACTGTAACAGTCGATGATATAAACCTGATGGCAAACGGTCCTGTTGTATTTGCACTTGCAAACCCAGAACCAGAAATCGCACCTGAAGAAGCGCTCCCTATTGCGAGAATACTTGCAACAGGCCGTTCTGATTATCCAAATCAGATCAACAACATGCTTGGTTATCCCGGAATCTTCAGGGGGCTCCTGGATGTCAGAGCCCGCGGTGTAAATGAAGAAATCAAATTTGCTGCTGCTCAGGCAATTGCAAATAACATAAAAGACGACGAACTTCATGAAGACTATATCATCCCGAATCCCTTTGATAAATCTGTTGTATCTGCCGTGGCTTCTGCTGTTGCCGAGGCTGCGAAGAAAACCGGGTTGGCCAGGAAATAA